DNA sequence from the Sediminibacillus dalangtanensis genome:
GTATGGCTCGGTGAAAAAAGCAGTGTCTCGAAAAAAGTGCTGGAACGCTTTAATGGCTCTTCTACGGTTAAAAATGAAAAAGGTCAGCCAGTGTTTTATAACAAGGTGGCCGGTGCGGTGGTCACAGGGAATGAGGATGGAGCAAAAAATGCTGCCGGCGACCTTATTTTCGGATTATCGCAAATCGGTTATGCGATTCCGCCCAATCCAATTGCTTATTGGGTAGGCGAAGCAGGGCCAGGACCATCCTTTATTGAAGCAGAGGGATATAAAAACGAATTCACTCAGTCAAACGTTCAAATGGCCGGCCATAATCTGGTTCATCTTGCGCGCATCTTTCAACAACAGCCTATTCCGTTGAAGGGAAATGCTTCCTAATCCAAAAAGTGATCGGGAAAAATGGGTAGACATTAAAGCAAAACCGGACGAATTCTAAAAGCTAACTGAATTCGTTCGGTTTTTTGACTGTACAGGAAATTATAAATTTAACTGTCTGTGGAAAATTATTGGCTGAAACAGCCACGTCCAGCTCCAGTGCCTACCCCCTCGAGGTCTTAAGCCCACCCTCTGTGTGGCAAAAAGCGCCACGCCGAGGCTGTTCTTAAGCTTGTCGGGGGCCCAAACGATGTGGGTCAT
Encoded proteins:
- a CDS encoding flavodoxin family protein, whose protein sequence is MTLAPLKALILNCSLKKSDEPSNTDALLNEFVKIFVGEQVEAELIRVVDYNIAYGIAEDMGDGDEWPQLFEKIKEADILLMGTPVWLGEKSSVSKKVLERFNGSSTVKNEKGQPVFYNKVAGAVVTGNEDGAKNAAGDLIFGLSQIGYAIPPNPIAYWVGEAGPGPSFIEAEGYKNEFTQSNVQMAGHNLVHLARIFQQQPIPLKGNAS